One Streptomyces sp. B21-105 genomic region harbors:
- a CDS encoding alpha/beta fold hydrolase — MPFVSTNGIRLSYQRSGQGEPVLLIMGSGAAGHVWTLHQTPALHRAGYETIVFDNRGIGASDTPAGKYTLTDMVADTRGLIEALDLGPCRIVGTSMGSMIAQELALESPHLVRSAVLLATKARSDRMRQALAAAEQAMRESDVELPPRYEAVRTVLEMLSPATLDDDAAVASWLEIFELTGGGNNTADGQAWVSNAGDRRAALRAVTVPCRAIAFADDLICPPHLVAEVAEAIPGCDFVEIPDSGHLGNLERPDAVNAAIVEFLDKY; from the coding sequence ATGCCCTTCGTGAGCACCAACGGGATCCGGCTCTCCTATCAGCGCTCGGGCCAGGGGGAGCCGGTGCTCCTCATCATGGGCTCGGGTGCCGCGGGCCACGTGTGGACCTTGCACCAGACCCCGGCACTGCACCGGGCGGGATACGAGACGATCGTGTTCGACAACCGGGGCATCGGGGCGTCGGACACGCCGGCGGGGAAGTACACGCTCACCGACATGGTCGCGGACACCCGGGGCCTGATCGAGGCCCTGGACCTCGGACCGTGCCGTATCGTCGGGACCTCCATGGGCTCCATGATCGCCCAGGAACTGGCCCTCGAATCACCGCACTTGGTCCGCTCGGCGGTACTGCTCGCCACCAAGGCCCGTTCGGACCGCATGCGGCAGGCGCTGGCGGCGGCGGAGCAGGCGATGCGGGAGAGCGACGTGGAGCTGCCGCCCCGGTACGAGGCCGTCAGGACCGTGCTCGAAATGCTGTCCCCGGCGACGCTCGACGACGACGCGGCCGTCGCCTCCTGGCTGGAGATCTTCGAACTGACCGGTGGCGGCAACAACACCGCCGACGGTCAGGCATGGGTCAGCAACGCCGGCGACCGGCGCGCTGCGCTGCGCGCCGTGACGGTGCCGTGCAGGGCGATCGCCTTCGCCGACGACCTGATCTGCCCGCCGCATCTGGTCGCCGAGGTGGCCGAGGCCATCCCCGGCTGCGACTTCGTGGAGATCCCCGACAGCGGCCATCTCGGGAATCTGGAGCGCCCCGATGCCGTCAACGCCGCGATCGTCGAGTTCCTCGACAAGTACTGA
- a CDS encoding ABC transporter ATP-binding protein has protein sequence MARTGSPSAGRTHVRFDDNSITRQRIKRGTVRRILPYAMRHRWSLALLLLVTMVHAAITATSPLILKMIIDDGILPGRTDVVVWLCIAVACLTLLDAVTIFVQAWCSGRVGQGLVYDLRTRVFGHVQEQPLAFFTRAQTGSLVSRLNADVIGARDALTALLIQSVSTVLTLILVLVAMFYLSWQIALAALVMVPFFLLPTRLIARRLQRLSREAMQLDAEMSSMMSERFNVAGAMLAKLYGRSSTEADLFADKAGRVRDVVAVRVVYGRMLFIIITVLTGITTALVYGLGGSLTIDGTLQLGTLVAMVALLLQLYGPINQLSTMQVTVMTALVSFDRVFEVLDLKPLIAERTDARALPAAAPDAEETVPLEIEFDQVRFRYPHADEVSLASLESIALRRPEKATEAWVLQQLSFRAPAGKLTALVGPSGAGKTTISQLVPRLYDPTEGAVRIAGHDIRELTLQSLRDTVGVVTQDAHLFHDTLRANLAYARPCVTEEELIAACEAALIWDTVTALPDGLDTVVGDRGYRLSGGEKQRIALARLLIKAPPIVVLDEATAHLDSESEAAIQRALKTALAGRTSLVIAHRLSTIREADQILVVEAGRIRECGTHDELLAAGGLYADLYDTQFAQQSTDGQRATTRKL, from the coding sequence ATGGCGCGGACCGGGAGTCCCAGCGCGGGGCGGACGCATGTTCGGTTCGACGACAACTCGATCACCCGCCAGCGGATCAAGCGCGGCACGGTACGGCGGATCCTGCCGTACGCCATGAGACACCGCTGGTCACTGGCTCTGCTCCTACTGGTCACCATGGTCCACGCGGCGATCACGGCCACGAGCCCGCTGATCCTCAAGATGATCATCGATGACGGCATCCTGCCCGGCAGGACCGACGTCGTCGTCTGGCTGTGCATCGCCGTGGCGTGCCTGACGCTGCTGGACGCGGTGACGATCTTCGTCCAGGCATGGTGCTCGGGCCGGGTCGGCCAGGGGCTGGTCTACGACCTGCGGACCCGCGTGTTCGGGCATGTGCAGGAGCAGCCGCTGGCGTTCTTCACCCGGGCCCAGACCGGCTCCCTCGTGAGCAGGCTCAACGCCGATGTCATCGGGGCACGGGACGCGCTGACCGCGTTGCTGATCCAGTCCGTGTCGACCGTCCTGACCTTGATCCTGGTCCTGGTGGCGATGTTCTACCTGTCCTGGCAGATCGCGCTCGCGGCGCTGGTGATGGTCCCGTTCTTCCTCTTGCCGACCCGGCTGATCGCCCGTCGGCTGCAGCGGCTCTCACGGGAGGCGATGCAGCTCGACGCCGAGATGAGCTCGATGATGAGCGAGCGGTTCAACGTCGCGGGCGCGATGCTCGCCAAGCTCTACGGCCGCTCGTCGACGGAGGCGGACCTGTTCGCCGACAAGGCCGGCCGGGTCCGTGACGTCGTCGCCGTACGCGTCGTATACGGCCGGATGCTGTTCATCATCATCACCGTGCTCACCGGGATCACCACTGCCCTCGTCTACGGCCTGGGCGGCAGCCTCACCATCGACGGAACGCTCCAACTCGGCACCCTGGTGGCCATGGTCGCCCTGCTGCTCCAGCTCTACGGCCCGATCAACCAGCTGTCGACCATGCAGGTCACCGTCATGACGGCCCTGGTCAGCTTCGACCGGGTCTTCGAGGTCCTCGATCTGAAGCCGCTCATCGCGGAACGGACCGACGCCCGCGCGCTGCCCGCCGCCGCACCGGACGCCGAGGAAACGGTCCCGCTGGAGATCGAGTTCGACCAGGTTCGCTTCCGCTATCCCCACGCCGACGAGGTCTCCCTGGCTTCACTGGAGTCCATCGCCCTGCGCCGGCCCGAGAAGGCCACCGAGGCGTGGGTGCTCCAGCAGCTGAGCTTCCGCGCCCCGGCCGGGAAGCTGACGGCGCTCGTCGGCCCCTCGGGAGCCGGCAAGACCACGATCTCCCAGCTCGTTCCCCGGCTGTACGACCCCACGGAGGGGGCCGTACGGATCGCCGGCCACGACATCCGGGAGCTGACCCTGCAGTCCCTGAGAGACACGGTCGGTGTGGTGACCCAGGACGCACACCTGTTCCACGACACCCTGCGGGCCAATCTCGCGTACGCCCGGCCCTGCGTGACGGAGGAGGAGCTCATCGCGGCCTGCGAGGCGGCGCTGATCTGGGACACCGTCACCGCCCTTCCGGACGGCCTCGACACCGTGGTCGGCGATCGCGGCTACCGCCTCTCCGGCGGCGAGAAGCAGCGCATCGCCCTGGCTCGACTGCTGATCAAGGCCCCGCCGATCGTCGTCCTCGACGAGGCCACCGCGCACCTCGACTCCGAGTCGGAGGCCGCCATCCAGCGGGCCCTCAAGACGGCCCTGGCCGGCCGCACCTCGCTGGTGATCGCGCACCGGCTGTCGACGATCCGCGAGGCCGACCAGATCCTGGTCGTCGAGGCCGGCCGGATCCGCGAATGCGGCACCCATGACGAACTCCTGGCCGCGGGCGGCCTCTACGCCGACCTGTACGACACCCAGTTCGCCCAGCAGTCCACCGACGGGCAGCGGGCCACGACGCGGAAGTTGTGA
- a CDS encoding ferredoxin reductase — protein sequence MTSTALRSRAWKLLEMVTTPLLPSDYLDLVSPLRAGADLRGRIEAVHPETGDAATIVIRPGRGWRGHTAGQYVRIGVDVDGVRLWRAYSLTSPTNRRDGRVTITVKAIEDGKVSNHLVRRTKPGTLIQLDQPTGDFVLPQAKPAKMLYLTAGSGITPVMGMLRDTEFDDVVLVHCAPRPQDVIFRDELHDLVADKKLRLTEVHTDTDGKLDIARLDELVPDWAERETWACGPSGLLDAAEKHWSVHGVPERLHTERFRPGIVVAGDGGEVTFSATGKTVDADGATPLLDVGEEAGVLMPSGCRMGICFGCVSPLKAGAVRDLRTGEITEAEPGVLIQTCVSAAAGPCDIER from the coding sequence ATGACGAGTACTGCCCTCCGCAGCAGGGCATGGAAACTGCTGGAGATGGTCACGACGCCGCTGCTGCCGTCGGACTATCTCGACCTGGTCAGCCCGCTGCGTGCGGGCGCCGACCTGCGGGGGCGCATCGAGGCCGTGCACCCCGAGACGGGTGACGCCGCGACCATCGTGATCAGGCCGGGACGGGGCTGGCGCGGCCACACAGCCGGTCAGTACGTGCGGATCGGGGTCGACGTCGACGGGGTGCGCCTGTGGCGTGCCTACTCCCTCACCTCGCCGACGAACCGCCGGGACGGCCGCGTCACGATCACCGTGAAGGCGATCGAGGACGGCAAGGTCAGCAACCACCTGGTCCGCAGGACGAAACCGGGCACGCTGATCCAGCTCGACCAGCCGACCGGTGACTTCGTGCTGCCGCAGGCCAAGCCCGCCAAGATGCTCTACCTGACGGCCGGCAGCGGCATCACGCCCGTGATGGGCATGCTGCGCGACACCGAGTTCGACGACGTCGTCCTGGTCCACTGCGCGCCGCGGCCGCAGGACGTGATCTTCCGCGACGAACTGCACGACCTGGTCGCCGACAAGAAGCTGCGGCTCACCGAGGTGCACACCGACACCGACGGCAAGCTCGACATCGCCCGTCTCGACGAACTCGTGCCCGACTGGGCCGAGCGCGAGACCTGGGCCTGCGGGCCCTCGGGCCTGCTCGACGCCGCCGAAAAGCACTGGAGCGTGCACGGCGTCCCGGAGCGCCTGCACACAGAACGCTTCCGGCCCGGCATCGTCGTCGCCGGCGACGGCGGCGAGGTCACGTTCAGCGCCACCGGCAAGACCGTCGACGCGGACGGCGCCACGCCGTTGCTGGACGTCGGCGAGGAGGCCGGCGTGCTCATGCCCTCCGGGTGCCGCATGGGCATCTGCTTCGGCTGCGTCTCGCCGCTCAAGGCGGGCGCCGTCCGCGACCTGCGCACCGGCGAGATCACCGAGGCCGAGCCGGGCGTCCTCATCCAGACCTGCGTGTCCGCCGCGGCGGGCCCCTGCGACATCGAACGGTAG
- a CDS encoding FkbM family methyltransferase: protein MTGTSMRRGGSRYAGARVTAVALALRWAAPRYSFVEEEVAGLRPLVRPGAVCLDIGAEYGLYTWILSALTGPSGAVHSVEPLHGPARWLRTTAAALGCGNVTVHRTALGERARRHGTMSLPRRGLLPVHGRAYLTEGASGPGPNVEFARSHPVTTAVRTVDGLCHHMGLDRVDFIKADVEGAEAAVLSGARTTLLRHRPALLLEIEDRHLAKYGMEPTGLVRRLTALGYGMYRWRKGSWEPVAEVTDDCRNYLFTARPIPTP, encoded by the coding sequence ATGACTGGCACGTCGATGCGCCGCGGCGGTTCCCGCTACGCGGGGGCGAGGGTGACCGCGGTGGCGCTCGCGCTGCGCTGGGCGGCGCCGCGGTACAGCTTCGTCGAGGAAGAGGTGGCGGGGCTGCGGCCGTTGGTGCGGCCGGGCGCCGTGTGTCTCGACATAGGCGCCGAGTACGGCCTGTACACCTGGATCCTGTCCGCGCTGACGGGCCCTTCGGGCGCTGTGCACAGCGTGGAGCCGCTGCACGGTCCCGCGCGGTGGCTGCGTACCACGGCAGCGGCTCTGGGCTGCGGCAACGTCACCGTGCACCGCACCGCGCTCGGTGAGCGGGCACGACGGCACGGCACGATGAGTCTGCCCCGGCGCGGGCTGCTGCCCGTCCATGGGCGCGCATACCTCACCGAAGGCGCGTCGGGACCCGGCCCCAACGTGGAATTCGCCCGGTCCCATCCGGTGACCACTGCGGTGCGCACGGTGGACGGCCTGTGCCACCACATGGGTCTTGACCGCGTCGACTTCATCAAGGCCGACGTCGAAGGGGCGGAGGCGGCCGTGCTGTCAGGCGCCCGGACCACGCTGCTGCGCCACCGGCCCGCCCTCCTGCTGGAGATCGAGGACCGTCACCTCGCGAAGTACGGCATGGAGCCGACCGGCCTCGTACGCCGCCTCACCGCACTCGGCTACGGCATGTACCGCTGGCGGAAGGGGAGTTGGGAGCCGGTGGCCGAAGTCACGGACGACTGCCGCAACTACCTTTTCACGGCACGCCCGATCCCCACCCCCTGA
- a CDS encoding helix-turn-helix domain-containing protein, whose translation MSHVIRRASELALDETTVTALRAALRTTADEVVQAIIDEVPPYANALSGHMGATIRRAVRTALGHYLDVASGNATGGDAGDAAYELGRGEVRDGRSMDALLSAYRVGARVAWRCLAAGAVPAGLPAAEVAKFAELTFAYIDELSAASAAGHADELAARGRDHERHLEHLARDLLAGASPDVLLASVQRAGWQPPVSLTAVLLPAAQARPAYRALDPSTLVLDDLPDATGVLLVPDADRPHLLRQLTDRTAVVGPARPWTRASASYARAARARSLSCDIRDTEDHLPELVLSADADAFADLRARALAPLRTLPVATAGRLEETLRAWLLHQGRRDEVAAALFVHPQTVRYRMSQLRELFPDLATPHRVLELTLAVGLRGS comes from the coding sequence ATGAGCCATGTAATCCGGAGGGCCAGCGAACTGGCCCTGGACGAGACGACGGTCACCGCACTCCGGGCCGCGCTGAGGACCACGGCCGACGAGGTCGTCCAGGCGATCATCGACGAGGTCCCTCCCTACGCCAACGCCCTGTCGGGCCACATGGGCGCCACCATCCGCCGAGCCGTGCGCACCGCCCTGGGGCACTACCTGGACGTCGCGAGCGGGAACGCCACAGGCGGCGACGCCGGTGACGCGGCCTACGAGCTGGGCCGCGGCGAGGTGCGCGACGGCCGCTCGATGGACGCCCTGCTCAGCGCCTACCGCGTCGGCGCCCGCGTGGCCTGGCGATGCCTGGCAGCGGGTGCCGTACCCGCAGGTCTGCCCGCCGCCGAGGTCGCCAAGTTCGCCGAGCTGACCTTCGCCTACATCGACGAGCTCTCCGCCGCGAGCGCCGCGGGCCACGCCGACGAACTGGCCGCCCGGGGCAGAGACCACGAGCGCCACCTGGAACACCTGGCCCGCGACCTCCTCGCCGGCGCGAGCCCGGACGTGCTGCTGGCCTCTGTTCAACGGGCCGGGTGGCAGCCTCCGGTTTCACTGACCGCGGTCCTGCTGCCCGCCGCCCAGGCCCGGCCTGCCTACCGCGCGCTCGACCCGAGCACCCTCGTCCTCGACGACCTGCCGGACGCCACCGGTGTGCTGCTCGTCCCCGATGCCGACCGGCCACATCTGCTGCGGCAGCTGACCGATCGCACCGCCGTGGTCGGCCCGGCCCGGCCATGGACGCGTGCGTCCGCCTCCTACGCACGAGCCGCACGCGCCCGCTCCCTCTCCTGCGACATCCGCGACACCGAGGACCATCTGCCCGAGTTGGTGCTGAGCGCCGACGCGGACGCGTTCGCCGACCTGCGTGCCCGGGCCCTCGCACCGTTGCGGACCTTGCCCGTCGCGACCGCGGGGCGGCTGGAGGAGACGTTGCGGGCGTGGCTGCTGCACCAGGGCAGGCGGGACGAGGTGGCGGCGGCGCTGTTCGTCCATCCCCAGACCGTCCGGTACCGGATGTCGCAGCTGCGGGAGCTCTTTCCGGATCTCGCAACGCCGCACCGGGTCCTCGAACTGACGCTGGCGGTCGGTCTTCGGGGCAGCTGA
- a CDS encoding prephenate dehydrogenase: MDADVMHSALVIGTGLMGTSVALALRSRGVTVHLRDVDPAAARTAAALGAGTERPPSEAVDLAVVAVPPPLVGGVLADVQAEGVARHCTDVASVKAQPQHDALALDCDMSRYIGGHPMAGASRSGPLTGRADLFEGRMWVLTPTPDTATETLNMALELVALCGGVPVLMQASAHDRAVALVSHAPHVVASLIAMRLENAGEREVSLAGPGLRDLTRIAEADPALWLDILSANAAIVADLLEELSGDLDRTVVGLRAIAAMDEEKRRGGAEIVEGMLRRGRSGRARISGRHGTRPERFEVVTVMIGDQPGELARLFSDAGRAGVNIEDIHVEHAAGRPAGLVHVSVAPGRTTPLREALQAQGWQER, encoded by the coding sequence ATGGACGCTGATGTCATGCACTCCGCGTTGGTGATCGGCACAGGACTCATGGGAACCTCCGTCGCGTTGGCACTTCGCTCGCGCGGCGTGACGGTGCACTTACGGGATGTCGACCCGGCGGCGGCACGGACAGCCGCCGCCCTGGGGGCCGGAACGGAGCGACCCCCCTCGGAGGCCGTCGATCTGGCGGTGGTGGCGGTGCCGCCGCCCCTCGTCGGCGGGGTGCTGGCGGATGTGCAGGCGGAGGGTGTGGCGCGGCACTGCACGGATGTGGCGAGTGTCAAGGCGCAGCCGCAGCACGACGCCCTCGCCCTCGACTGCGACATGTCCCGGTACATCGGCGGCCATCCGATGGCCGGCGCGTCACGCAGTGGCCCGCTGACCGGCCGAGCCGATCTGTTCGAGGGGCGCATGTGGGTACTCACACCGACGCCGGACACCGCCACCGAAACACTCAACATGGCCCTGGAACTCGTGGCCCTGTGCGGTGGCGTACCCGTTCTGATGCAGGCATCCGCGCACGACCGGGCGGTCGCCCTGGTTTCCCACGCGCCTCATGTCGTGGCGAGCCTGATCGCGATGCGATTGGAGAACGCCGGGGAACGCGAGGTGAGCCTCGCGGGGCCGGGCCTGCGGGACCTCACCCGGATCGCCGAGGCGGACCCCGCACTGTGGCTGGACATACTGAGCGCCAACGCCGCGATCGTGGCCGACCTGCTCGAGGAACTGAGCGGCGACCTGGACCGGACGGTCGTGGGCCTGCGCGCCATCGCCGCGATGGACGAGGAAAAGCGCCGCGGTGGCGCGGAGATCGTCGAGGGCATGCTGCGCAGGGGCAGGTCGGGCCGGGCCCGGATCTCCGGCAGACACGGCACCCGGCCCGAGCGGTTCGAGGTGGTGACCGTCATGATCGGGGACCAACCGGGTGAGCTGGCACGGCTGTTCTCGGACGCCGGCCGTGCGGGCGTCAACATCGAGGACATCCACGTCGAGCACGCCGCGGGCCGGCCCGCCGGGCTGGTCCACGTCAGCGTCGCACCCGGCCGGACCACGCCCTTGCGTGAGGCCCTCCAAGCACAGGGCTGGCAGGAGCGCTAG
- a CDS encoding fatty acid desaturase family protein, with the protein MTAIDPTAHLSAEQIEELGRELDAIRDEVIAGRGEKDAAYIRKVISAQRRLELVSRGVLLFSIFPPAWLIGTAGLSVAKIMDNMEIGHNILHGQWDWMRDPKIHSTTWEWDHVSPADQWKHSHNELHHTYTNVIGKDNDLGYGIMRVDEDQKWHPFHLGQPLWNFLNACFFEYGIAAYDLELGKNLHKRRRKNPEFRARARAVGRKIRKQVLKDYVIHPLLSGPSFLPTLAATFTANLVRNIWSHSVIMCGHFPEGVQVFERRSIKGETRGQWYLRQMMGSANISGSKAMHFMTGNLSHQIEHHLFPDLPSNRYAEVAVKVRALFEKYELEYVTGPLPKQVFSAWHKVVRLSLPNKKPKVRTPDREQELVAA; encoded by the coding sequence TTGACCGCCATCGACCCCACCGCCCACCTGAGCGCGGAGCAGATCGAGGAGCTCGGCCGGGAGCTGGACGCGATCCGCGACGAGGTGATCGCCGGCCGCGGCGAGAAGGACGCCGCCTACATCCGCAAGGTCATCTCGGCGCAGCGCAGGCTCGAGCTGGTCAGCAGGGGTGTGCTGCTGTTCTCGATCTTCCCGCCCGCATGGCTGATCGGCACCGCCGGGCTGTCCGTGGCGAAGATCATGGACAACATGGAGATCGGCCACAACATCCTGCACGGCCAGTGGGACTGGATGCGGGACCCGAAGATCCACTCCACCACCTGGGAATGGGACCACGTCTCGCCGGCGGACCAGTGGAAGCACTCGCACAACGAGCTGCATCACACCTACACCAACGTGATCGGCAAGGACAACGACCTCGGCTACGGCATCATGCGCGTCGACGAGGACCAGAAGTGGCACCCGTTCCATCTCGGCCAGCCGCTGTGGAACTTCCTCAACGCCTGCTTCTTCGAGTACGGCATCGCGGCGTACGACCTGGAGCTCGGCAAGAACCTGCACAAGCGCCGCCGCAAGAACCCGGAGTTCCGCGCGCGGGCCAGGGCCGTGGGCCGCAAGATCCGCAAGCAGGTGCTCAAGGACTACGTGATCCACCCGCTGCTGTCGGGCCCCTCGTTCCTGCCCACGCTCGCCGCCACGTTCACCGCGAACCTGGTCCGCAACATCTGGTCCCACTCGGTGATCATGTGCGGGCACTTCCCCGAGGGCGTGCAGGTTTTCGAGCGCCGGTCGATCAAGGGCGAGACGCGGGGCCAGTGGTACCTGCGCCAGATGATGGGCTCGGCGAACATCAGCGGCAGCAAGGCCATGCACTTCATGACCGGCAACCTGTCGCACCAGATCGAGCACCACCTGTTCCCGGACCTGCCGAGCAACCGGTACGCCGAGGTCGCGGTGAAGGTGCGCGCCCTGTTCGAGAAGTACGAGCTGGAGTACGTCACCGGGCCGCTGCCCAAGCAGGTGTTCTCCGCGTGGCACAAGGTCGTCCGGCTCTCGCTGCCGAACAAGAAGCCCAAGGTCAGGACGCCGGACCGCGAGCAGGAACTCGTCGCCGCCTGA
- a CDS encoding transcriptional regulator → MRVIDGMHRLLAALIRGQVTIDVEFFEGTAEDAFLRAVQANIAHGLPLSQADRRAAATRIIASHPQMSDRAIARASGLGAKAVAAIRRRSSDAVPQLNARIGRDGRVRPLSSVEGRWRAAELMAENPQASLREVARIAGISPATASDVRKRIQSGELPAALRPEAATVPEAPQPSPATQETEAAQDIDHDVDADTRMPAQAAQFGQGRKARPAPPDPGTVLDKLLRDPSLRLKEEGRHLLRLLQQNATAEWNHLTAAVPPHCGELVGSLARQYAATWLEFAEDLDQRDRSVPHKAVV, encoded by the coding sequence ATGCGCGTGATCGACGGGATGCACCGGCTTCTGGCCGCCCTGATCCGTGGTCAGGTGACGATCGATGTCGAGTTCTTCGAAGGCACCGCCGAGGACGCCTTCTTACGGGCGGTCCAGGCGAACATCGCCCACGGCCTGCCGCTGTCGCAGGCCGATCGGCGCGCCGCGGCCACCCGCATCATCGCGTCGCATCCTCAGATGTCGGACCGGGCCATCGCGCGGGCATCCGGCCTGGGGGCAAAGGCGGTTGCCGCCATCCGTCGCCGTTCAAGTGACGCCGTGCCGCAGTTGAACGCACGGATCGGCCGTGACGGACGGGTCCGCCCGCTGAGCAGCGTCGAGGGCCGGTGGCGCGCCGCCGAACTGATGGCCGAGAACCCGCAGGCATCGCTGCGCGAAGTGGCGCGGATCGCCGGGATATCACCGGCCACGGCGAGCGATGTCCGCAAACGCATTCAGTCCGGTGAGCTGCCCGCGGCGCTACGACCGGAGGCCGCCACGGTCCCGGAGGCGCCGCAGCCCTCGCCGGCCACGCAGGAGACCGAGGCCGCGCAGGACATCGACCACGACGTCGATGCGGACACCAGGATGCCCGCCCAGGCAGCCCAGTTCGGGCAGGGCCGCAAGGCGAGACCGGCACCGCCGGATCCGGGCACGGTCCTGGACAAGCTGCTGCGCGATCCCTCGTTGCGCCTCAAAGAGGAGGGCCGGCATCTGCTGCGCCTCCTGCAACAGAACGCGACGGCGGAGTGGAACCATCTGACGGCGGCCGTGCCGCCGCACTGCGGGGAACTCGTCGGCAGCCTCGCACGCCAATATGCGGCGACCTGGCTGGAGTTCGCCGAGGACCTCGACCAGCGCGACCGCTCGGTCCCCCACAAGGCAGTGGTTTGA
- a CDS encoding glycosyltransferase family 4 protein: MASTLVITNDFPPRQGGIETFVHAMVTRMPHDRVVVYTSHEPGDAAYDATLPFPVVRDSTRMLLPTGRVTRKAIETARAHGCDRVWFGAAAPLALMAPALRRSGIRRMVATTHGHEIWWARLPGARRMMRRIGDGVDVVTYLGQYTRDRIEPALGPHTQMSRLVPGVDADVYRPDAENDYDTAADLRTELGLQGRRVIVCVARMVPRKGQDTLIRALPLIRREVPDAVLLLVGRGPDEARLRKLARRRTDDGSVVFAGGRTHSETPRYYAAADVFAMPCRTRKAGLEAEGLGIVFLEASASGLPVVVGDSGGAPDTVLDGRTGSVVDGTDPAAVAGALTRILRDADRAAEMGTAGRQWVRERWSWDASARHLTDLLTPERTPATAPGQE, encoded by the coding sequence ATGGCGTCCACCCTCGTCATCACCAACGACTTCCCGCCCCGCCAGGGCGGGATCGAGACATTCGTGCACGCCATGGTCACCCGCATGCCGCACGACCGCGTCGTCGTCTACACCTCGCACGAGCCGGGCGACGCCGCCTACGACGCGACTCTTCCGTTTCCGGTCGTCCGGGACTCCACGAGGATGCTCCTGCCGACCGGGCGGGTCACCAGGAAAGCCATCGAGACAGCCAGGGCCCACGGCTGTGACCGGGTCTGGTTCGGGGCGGCGGCGCCGCTCGCCCTGATGGCGCCGGCCCTGCGCCGCAGCGGCATACGGCGCATGGTGGCGACCACCCACGGCCATGAGATCTGGTGGGCCCGGCTTCCCGGCGCGCGCCGGATGATGCGGAGGATAGGCGACGGCGTGGACGTCGTCACCTACCTCGGCCAGTACACCCGCGACCGGATCGAGCCCGCCCTGGGCCCGCACACGCAGATGAGCCGCCTCGTCCCCGGCGTCGACGCCGACGTCTACCGGCCCGACGCCGAAAACGACTACGACACCGCCGCCGACCTGCGCACCGAACTCGGGCTGCAGGGCAGACGGGTGATCGTGTGCGTGGCCAGGATGGTCCCGCGCAAGGGCCAGGACACGCTGATCCGCGCCCTGCCCCTGATCCGGCGAGAGGTCCCGGACGCGGTGCTGCTGCTCGTCGGCCGGGGGCCCGACGAGGCGCGGCTGCGCAAACTGGCCCGGCGCCGCACCGACGACGGCTCGGTCGTCTTCGCGGGCGGCAGGACGCACTCCGAGACGCCGCGTTACTACGCCGCCGCGGACGTCTTCGCGATGCCGTGCCGCACCCGCAAGGCCGGTCTGGAGGCGGAGGGGCTCGGGATCGTGTTCCTGGAGGCGTCGGCGAGTGGTCTGCCGGTCGTCGTCGGCGATTCCGGCGGCGCTCCGGACACCGTGCTCGACGGCAGGACCGGCAGCGTCGTGGACGGCACCGACCCGGCGGCGGTGGCGGGCGCGCTGACCCGGATACTGCGCGACGCCGACCGGGCCGCCGAGATGGGCACGGCGGGCCGCCAGTGGGTCCGGGAACGCTGGTCCTGGGACGCGTCGGCCCGGCATCTGACCGACCTCCTGACACCCGAGCGCACCCCGGCGACGGCGCCCGGCCAGGAATAG
- a CDS encoding MbtH family protein — MTNPFEDPDADYLVLVNEEGQHSLWPVFVDVPDGWKSVFGQAARQECLDYIEKNWTDMRPKSLIEAMAKN, encoded by the coding sequence GTGACCAATCCGTTCGAAGACCCCGATGCCGACTACCTGGTCCTGGTCAACGAAGAGGGCCAGCACTCGCTGTGGCCGGTCTTCGTCGATGTGCCCGATGGCTGGAAGTCGGTCTTCGGGCAGGCGGCGCGCCAGGAGTGCCTCGACTACATCGAGAAGAACTGGACCGACATGCGCCCCAAGAGCCTGATCGAGGCCATGGCGAAGAACTAG